The sequence AATCAAACAATTATAAACTCTTGGTCCATGATTTTAACTACCAAAATCTTACTAAACCTTTCAAAATTTGACAACAGTACTCATCTTCTTCCTCTACTCTACGTACGAATTTAGATTCATTCACTCAAACAACAACATGTAAACAATTATGAACTTTTTTTCGTCCATGAATTCAACTACAAAAGAAGTGGTTGGAGTGAATGAATTGGAGAGTGAGAGAGAGCGAGGATTGTCCTTAGCAATTTGTTGGTGAGTCACTTTTTCAAACCTTTCAACAGTTCCAACTCTCtcttataattatattccatttcttcttccctactctctctctctctctctctctctcttcttttgcctgtttttcttttgctttttcaACCTCCATAAATAAAAACCTCTCCATTTCCTCTTTCCTCATTTCTTTGCTTTTTTACATCCCCAAACCTTGAAGCCCAGATAGAATAGGGATTTCCAATTTCCCCATCTGGGTTTCCTCTCTCAAACCCTCACCCACTTTCCcttttcattcattcattcattccttcacgcactcactcactcactccAAGCCCTAGATTTCTGCTTCATTCTTTCACATGGCGCAGAAGTCTTTGATCTACGCTTTTGTTGCTCGTGGAACCGTCATTCTCGCTGAATACACCGAGTACAGTGGCAATTTCAATTCTATTGCTTTTCAATGCCTCCAGAAATTGCCTACTGCCAATAACAAATTCACCTACAATTGCGATGGCCACACCTTCAATTATCTCGTTGACAACGGTTACAGTAAGTCCTACCCCTTCCccctttttcttccttcttcaattttggGGTTTTTTTCTCAATCGCGTTTTCTTTCTTGATATGATATGTTGATAGATGATGCCTAGTAGGGAAGTTTTTGATTGAGTGACTTTGAAGAATCCCGATCCGTTAATAAACCCTGTTCAAACTTTTTTGTTTGGATGCCGAGAAATTGGGGAATTTATGCAAGTTTAATTGTTCAagcttccttttctttttacatCGTTTGTTCTATctcttatatttattttattaccattggaagttatatgaaaattcttcgattttttttttgttgaagatTTACGTAATAGGAAAAGATAGACTCGAGGTTTATTTATAgcatatatgatttcatttttctttaccgTCCTAATTATGGACTTCGCTTTCCGTTGTTCCCTATTAGGTTACTATATAGAATAGAAGATCCTAAAGATTGGCTCTATTTCTCGAAGATGAaagtatttttattattatgattattctTATTTTGTCAATGGAGTTCAACTCTAAGAATTATTGTTGTTTCTATCTTGAGCCATCAAGGTTTAAAATGCTTAGCTTATTTGTTTCGATCTAGCGATTCCTAAAGCTTAGTTCATAGGATGTAGTTCTGAAATACAGCCTAGTTTGTCTAGAATAATTTTTATTAGATTTCTCGTCCAAACTTTATctttcttcgtcttcttcttcttcataatTTGTTACTATTAATTCAATTACtatctatatatttttaagTTTCAGTTTCACTTTTCATCTGGTAAGTTTTCTCAACCAAGTATTTTATGCCATTGACACTAAAGTTGGTTAGCGAAGCAATCATATTACTTAAGTCCAATTTAGTAATTTGGCTGGAACAATCCCATTGTTCAAGTTAATGATATGGAGATGCCCACACATAAGTTTGAAGTTCACTTGCCTCTCTTGATTTAATTGGTAATCATTTTCCTAACTTGCTATTGGttgtagaagaagaaaatggaaCCACCAGGGAGATTACTATGCTAACATATTGACCCGCACATTAAAAAgatacaaaatttaaagttcTCAATAATCTCTCACACGAAAATTTCACATAATCATATTTTCATGTCTTTTTACAGTAAATAGTTGATTTAAAAAACTTAATGCAAAGGATACAGTTGGAACTTTAAAATGTTAGAGGCAGGgattaaattgaaaaatgatATGTACACAGTAAATTTGTCAGTAAAAGAGagattttataaagaaaaaaaacatgtaAATTATAGACAAACTATATATTTAGTTTAAGAAATGAATAAGTGACAGAACTGATGTCAAAGTTTTAATAAAACCCTCCAATTTGTCCATGGTGCCACCCAATGGCACTCACAGTTGGCTTAAAATGCTGCTTATTGACCATcctttcaatttcaaccaagaACGTATTTGTGAAAAATTTTGTTTCAGTGATTTTGTGGAAGGTTTCAAGAATCTTCCAAGACAAAGCGAAATGTCCAATGGGTGTTTTAGAATCTGTTTTATTTTAAcactttcttttggtgtgaagATATACAGGCTATCAAGAGCCCCAGTGTCTCTTTTCTCATTTCAAATTGAAACATCTTTTGTATTCCCTTTTATAGGGCCCTTTTGTGTATCTTTGTATTTCATTCAATCAATGAAATAgtctattattgaaaaaaagaGGTAAAAAACCCCTCCAATTGGCATGAAGAAGCTGTGCTGTGCTTATAACATGGTTTTAAAACTAACTGAGCTCAATACTCAACATGTGATGGAACAAAAATAAGATACCTATCAAGAAAACCTATAAATGAGTCTATCGGCTTCTCGTTAAAATGACCTGACCTGGATAGGATGATCACAACTTGGACTTATCTGTTTCAACTTGAGACGATTCATATTCCGTCCTGTTTCCATTCATATAGTTGAGAATGAAAAATACCCAGTGTCAACCATTTAATTTGAAGCAATATATTGCGATTGCAGGATAGTTTGTGAATGCTGTAGCCCCTCCTTTGAAATTTCCCCTAGGCTTGTACTTCTGATAAATTGTCTCTCATTCCCCTCAGCagggtgttttttttttgtttttccccCTCCTTAATATGCTTTATTAGGTTCTTGATTAAAATAGTGGTTTGACTTTGAGAATAACTTTCCTTGTGGCTGAATGCTAAAACCTTGCtggaaaatttctttttcttctcactCTTTACTTTGTGTCCTTGAAAAATAAGGTTTCTCTCCCTTTTCTGTTATTCCAGGTGAAATATTTGGCTGTACTGTGGTGTAGTATTTCATTAATTACTGAAACTTTAGCCAAAAAGTCATCCTTTCATTTTCTCTTGTCTTTGAAAATTGCAGCATACTGTGTAGTTGCTACTGAATCAGCAGGAAGACAAGTGCCTATTGCATTTTTGGAGCGTATTAAGGATGATTTTGTGTCAAAATATGGAGGGGGAAAGGCTTCCACGGCTCCTGCTAATAGCCTTAACAAGGAATTTGGGTATTTGATTAAAGTACTTGCTGTGATTGGTGTATAGAGTATTCATTATTGTTTGACTTAACTATAATTTTATACATAGGTCAAAATTGAAGGAACATATGCAGTACTGTGTTGATCATCCTGAAGAGGTCAGCAAGCTTGCTAAGGTGAAAGCTCAGGTATCAGAAGTGAAAGGTGTTATGATGGAAAATATTGAAAAGGTAAGCATTGAATTTTATCTTGTGCATTCATGGAAGCTTTCTCTAGATCTATTCAATGTATAAAAAAGTACCAGCGTGGAGGCTTCTCTCGCTAGCCTCATCTTGCACCCATTtctcttcaaataaaacagaactCTTTTCTATCGTTATTTTTAAAGCTTTTAACACATTCTAACCCATTTGCACCCTGTTTCTGcttgaaatttatgtttgaatTACCTTTGGTTTGCTGAAAGCAGATGtcttggtttatttatttatttattttttaaatgtcaatcTATGCTAACTTTTGTAGCTAAAGAGAGTTAAAAAATGATGATGATTCTTATGCTGCTCATAATGCCAATCATAGTTCAATGTTGATTAGGTCGTGTCATATAAGTTGTACTTGACTACTAGTAGCTATTTCCAAACTTTAGTTTTGTTCAGCTGGTCACATTAGTCTTTAATGAATGTCTATTTTTGTACATTGCAGTTATCTTTaacattcaaaattaaaattacctagacgtttattatttgtttgtttgaacCTACTTTTTGTTGGTTTGCTCATGATGATCAAAATGGCATGGGAATGTCTTGACCTAAATGTTGATCATTTGGTCTATGTATATCTTTTCAAGTTCGAATAAGAAAAGAAACTGAATCTCATTAGTGACATGTACAAAATGGTTATCAGAAGTTGGCAGCCATTCTTGTAAATATGTTGAGGTTGTTTCCCCTAATTTGATAGGGTTCTTGTTTGATGGGTCTGTACTTGATATTTGGTTCTTTCATCTTTTGAATGGAACTTGGTCTTTTATTGAAAAAATGcacaaaacattaaattaagTTGCAATTATCATATATCAATAATTTGGATTTGTAGACAGTGACTAAACTAACAAAATGAAATAAACCTCATTTATTTTGATCGAAACGGAACCTTAGTAGTTTCCAATTACTCTTTAACACACAATTGGGTTAGAAAGAGAGGTCTGTACAAGGAGGCAATTGTGTGAAGGTAAAAATATCCTCAGACAGGTCATAGTGATTGAAAACAATGAAAAGGCCCTTCATTGGGCTTGAATAAGGACTTCAGCTTTGTCCTGAATGTAGTCAAACAAGGGACTTCACACCATAAAAAATAGAAGATGAGAGTAGATCGACAAATATAGCTGCAGAAGTAGTAGTTTAAGAATCAATGCTCTTGATTTTCACTTTTACTTTTGACATAGGTGATAAGTCAGGATGCATCAGTGGGGTATTAAATTTAGGTTTTTGGTATTTTGTCAAGAAAGGGGGATTGGTAACTTCACTTTTTTATCAAAGGTCCTACCATTTTTTAAGGAACTGAACAGTTTTTATGTCTTTCAACACCCATCAGAAACCCAGAATCATGAGCAACAAAAGAAGGATAGGAGACAGTCTTAGTGGTAAAATAGGAGACAGTCTCAATAAATGACTAAATGGTCATGAGTTCAATCCATAGTGACCACTTGCCTAGGAATTAATTTTCTACTAGTTTCCTTGACATCGAAATGTTGTTGGGTTAGGCGGGTTGTTTTGTGAGATTGTTTGAGATACGCGTAAGCTGATCCAAACACTCATAGATATCAAAAACAAATATTTGGTGGCAtgagaaaaagaataatatattCTCTTATCAACCAAATCTTTCAAGCCTCCAATGACACACTTGCTCTCGAGTTAAATTGAAATGACTTGATAATTGATTAGAAGGCAACACCCTATCTTGTTGATCTGTCCCACACATTTTGCATATGCTTAATTGTCCCACACATTTTGCATATGCTTAATTGTAACGCCTCGTGTTAGGAGGGGATCCAGAGGACATGAAAGTATAGttaagaaagaattaaaagttactacctATATTAACAATGAGCACCTCCTTTCTGGTGATTCGATCATAAACTTCAAAGTTAAGCGTGCTTAGCTTGGAGATATCTTATGTTGGGTGATCTCATTGGAATTTTCCTAGGATGCATGTGAGAGAAGAAATCATGCTGAAAGGACCCGTGTTGGTTCGTGGGGTTAGTAGTTCACTCTTAGAAGGCTTCAAGACATGTAAGAATGATGTTAGATAGCAGGGGATGCATGGAGTGTCGGGGATATTAGttaccaaatctaaattttgaatcCTGGACCTGAGGTGTTACATTAATAAACTAAAATTGCCAAATGTACATGCTTGACACCTCTACGTATCGATACTCGTTGCAAGCCTTGAACCGACCCTTCCTCCATATATCCTATGTTACCGAAATGAATTCTAGTGATAGAAAATTCAAGAGGACAGACTCAATATTTGACCAACTCTTCTGATAAGAAGTGTTAATGGATTACCCTGAATTCGTACCCTTCAATTTTGAATTTGTGTTTGATAGAAGAAAGATCAGAAAACTTGCAGCATCTCATGTCGGATCAGTCATGGCCTTCAACAAGAAAGATTGAAGAAGCGAGGAAGGATCGTTAAGCAGACTAACCTTTTTGGCTATGATACCATGAAATAAGAGTTGAGAAAGAGAATGATATTTCTCATTAAATTAATCACAGCTTTAAGATGTATATATAAGGATCATC comes from Cucumis melo cultivar AY chromosome 12, USDA_Cmelo_AY_1.0, whole genome shotgun sequence and encodes:
- the LOC103498283 gene encoding vesicle-associated membrane protein 722-like codes for the protein MAQKSLIYAFVARGTVILAEYTEYSGNFNSIAFQCLQKLPTANNKFTYNCDGHTFNYLVDNGYTYCVVATESAGRQVPIAFLERIKDDFVSKYGGGKASTAPANSLNKEFGSKLKEHMQYCVDHPEEVSKLAKVKAQVSEVKGVMMENIEKVLDRGEKIELLVDKTENLHNQAQDFKTSGTKIRRKMWLQNMKIKLIVLGILIALILIIVLSVCRGFNCGGK